The sequence below is a genomic window from Candidatus Nezhaarchaeota archaeon.
TAGGGTCCTCAGGCGCCACTACGCTAAGTAGGCTGAACATACCCTTCTGGCACGGGCTCCACTGGAAGGTAAAGGCTGAGGGAGGGGAGGGGGGGAGCTATGCGTGGAGGGAGGCCGCGAAGTGGTTTAGGCGCGAAGCGCGCCTCTACGCTTCTAGGAGGCTACGTCTACTAGAGGCGCGGGCGCTCATGGACGCTTCGAGGTGCCTAAGCCACGTAGACCCTGAGCGCTCAGCTAAGCTTAGGGGGAGGGCTGTGTCCATCTACCGTCAGCTAGGTGTCGAGGATAAGGGGTGCGCTCAGTGAAGGTAGTGGCCGTGCTAGGGCCCAAGGACACTTACAAGACGCGGGCCGCTGAGCTAATAATTTCGAGGCTCTCCTCGATGGGGCTTAGGGTAGGGGGGGTCAAGCACCTACACTCGTCTAGGGTCGATAGGCCTGGGAAGGACACGTGGAGGATGGCTGAGGCGGGCGCTAGCATAGTTATAGCCGTAGGGGAGGGGGAGGTGGCGGCGATCGAGAGGAGGAGGCCTAGCTTAAGAGAGGTGCTGGGGGCTATCGAGGGGAGGGTCGACGTAGTGGTGGTGGAGGGTTTTAAGCGAGAGGCTGGGGCCATGGGCAGCGTGGTGAAGGTGCTAACCGCGAGGAGCCTCGAGGAGCTCGAGGAGCTTCTAAGTAGCGTGGAGCCCCCCATCGCAGCCATCACCGGGCCGATCGCCGAGGGCCTCCGCTCGTGGAGAGGGGTCCCCGTGGTTAATCTAGACGAAGACCCCTCCCTCCTCCTAGACTCCGTCCTCAGCTCCCTCTCACTAAGAGCTCGATCCTCTGCTAAGAAATTAGAGAGCTGATCAATAGCTTAAGAGGCTAGCCCGTGGAGGCTATGCTGAAGCATAAGCTACTGAGGCGTACGTACAAAAAGGTTAAAAAGACTTGAACGTCTTTGAATAGCTAGTTGTAGGTATGGACGGCTTCGTCTATTTAACTCGCTTGGGCTTAGTGAAGTTGAGGCTCCTCGCCTTAAGGAGGCGCGTGTGGTTCAAGGCTTTAAGTAAGCTAGAGAGGGCTTTAGTAGACTTAACTATAAGGGTGGTTGAGAAGGTTAGGAGTAAGCAGCTAGCAGAGGCCCTGGCGAGCATAGTCGATAAGCTAGCGCAGTGGCTAGTGAGTAGGAAGAGCTTCAAGGATAGAGCGTTAGAAGTAGGGAGGAAGCTAGCCTTAAGGATGGCTATGACGGCCCTTAAGCTCGGCTCATTAAACGCGCGCAAACTAATCGAGGACGAAGGCTACGCATTCTACCTAGGCGTATCCTACTTAAACACGCCAAAGCTCTACAGGCTGTAAGCAAACCATTACCCTTAAAGACAAGCTGGCCTAGGGCTTAAGCCGCTCAAAGATGTCGGCGAGAGCTATCAGCCAGCTAACCGCCACAGGGTTCAGCGGCGTATAGGCGCCCAGAGAGCTACGTAGCCCCCCTAGTAGGCTAGGCTGTGGGGCGGGGTTAATGGTAGCAGCCCTCAAGCTAATGGTCAAGGGCAGGGTTCAAAGAGTTGGTTTTAGGAGGTACGTACTCGACTTAGCTCAAGAGCTAGGGCTAAGCGGCTACGTCAAGAACCTGCCGGACGGATCCGTGGAGATCCTCATTCAGGGGGGCGAGGAGCTTGTCAAGGGCTTCTTAGAAGCCTTAAAGAAGCCCCCACCCCCAGCAATTGTAAGAGAGGTGCTCGAAGAAAAAGCTGAGCCGAGGCCAGAAGTAAAGGAGTTCAAGATTATCTACGGCGAATTAGCGGAGGAGCTACAGGAAGGCTTCGGAGCTATGCAGTCCATCTTCACAGAGTACTGGAGGGAGTTTAGAGACTATTGGGGAGAGTTTAGGGAGTATAGACAAGAGTTCAGGGACTTCAGGGGAGAGTTTAGGGAGTATAGACAAGAGTTCAGGGAGTTTGTCAAGAGGACCGACGAGAACTTTAAGCTACTCTTCGAGAAGTATGGCGAGATCTCTAGCAAGCTCACCATCATACTCGAGGCTTTAATTAGAGAGTCTAAGGAGACGAGGGAGGCTCTAAACGAGGCGTTGAAGCTCTTGAGGGAGGCCGTCGAGAAGCTGTCAAGCCGAGCTGGGAAATAGGTGTTCAGTATTACCATTGAGCGCCTCCCTTCAACGCCGTGGAGGCTAGAGGCCGTGGAAGGCCTTCGCCCAGCTAATAGGGAGGCAGCCGCTCACTAGTAATTGCAGCGGCCGAAGCCGTCATCACGATTAAGAAGGCAGGCTATTAGCAATCCTTTAGTAAGGCTAACTAAGAGTGAGGGTTTGAGTAGGGTCTGTATAGCGCCACGCAGCCTCCTTAGCGAAGTAAGCTCCTGTTACTCAAAGCGACCGCGTAAGAAGTAGGCCAACTCTGCTAAGCATTAGAGGTTGAGGCGGGCGAAGCAAAGTGAAGGAGAAATATAGGGGCCGTGCCCCTCGACTCCACGTGAGGACCGATAAGCCTCAAGGAGGCGCCGCGGAGGCCGTGATAGGCAGCCTTGCGGAGTCACTGGAGAGAGAAATGATACGAAAGCTATAAATACTATTAGCTCCTTTCTTTAAGAGGCTGTAGGGCTTGGAGCGTCGACTCATACTACTCCTCCTGACCTTCTCCAGTCTCACTACTCTAGCCCTCTCCCTGCCGGCTGTTCCGCTCTTCGGGCTCTCAACAGTCCTCAGTAGCACGGTGCTAGGATCCTCAGCGCTTGGCTCAACAGTGCTCGGCTCATCCATCCTCGGCTCGTCAGCCTTAAGTACAACTATCCTACAGGCCTACTCTACCACCTCGGCTTCCCTCCAGCTCTTCTTAAGCCTAGCCACGATCGCAACTCTAATCTATCTAGAGCTAACAGACCCCTCATACGGTGCAGCGAGGAGAGTTTTCATCGAGGTTAGGAGGAGCTGGCTACCCGTCACAGCTCTACTAGTCGTACTGTTCTCTATAATCGTCGCTGTGCGCGTCTGGGAGATCTTAGTAGCGTGAGGACGAGTTCCCTCGGCTATTTAACCATCACCCTATTTGAGCCTTGCCCAACCGTGTGCGCGAGAGCCCCTAAGCTATGTAGAGTAGCTAGGCTCCAGCGCCTTCAATACTCTAGGTTCGACTCACCGCTAGCGATGTAGCCTTAAGCCGAGGGCGGCTGACGAGGAGGGTTGCTCCATCTTCTCCACGTCCCTCTCCATCGATCGAGGAGGGGTACTTCGAGGCCCTTGAGGAGGAGCGACGTCAACGTCCAAGCGGGTACACCTCTATCCTTGAGGCTAGCTTACTCAAACGCCGCCATAGCCTCAGTCTTCCTACCTGCGTACTTCGTGCTACAGAGCCTTCTCGGCTACACTTACGAGCTACACTTCTTCTCAACACTCACCCTAGTCTTCGCCATACTCCTCTCAGCTGGGCTTGCGCTTATTCATCAAGCACACCCATCTAGAAGCACGTACTTAGCCTTGCTCGGAGTCTACAGCCTAGTCTTTGCTGAGGAGTTCGCGCTGAATAGTGAGCATATTGCCTACGGCCTAGGGCTAGCTCTCGTCGGCGTCTTAACGCTCCCCGTCCTCGCCGCCTCATGGGCTAAGAGCCCTTGGCTAAGAGTTGCGCTAGAAGCCTCAGCCCTAATCCTAGCCACTAGGGTGGTCATCACCCCCTTCCCCCCCGCCTTCCTCGGGCTACCGGCCTCCATACCCACTACGTACACCCTAACCCTAGCCGCCACAATCCTATACTTGGCCTACAGAAGGATACCGGCGAAGGAGGTTAGATTCCATCTAGGAACTATGGGCTGGCTCAGCCAACTGGCAGTTGGCTTCTCAGCGGGCTTCGTCTTAGGGGTCGCTGAGTACTTCATTCTAAGGCCTAGGCTCTTTGTTCAAGGAGGCCTGCTTCAGACCTTAATCTACGTGGTCGTCGTGTCCATGGTCTTCGTCGGCGTAACCGAGGAGCTCCTCTTTAGAGGCCTACTCCAGACTTCGCTCGAGAGGCTAGTAGATAAGTGGGTGGCGATAGTCCTAGCCTCCGGGGTCTTTGGCTTAATGCACGTCGGCTGGCTCAACCCTCTCGAAGTAGCGTTCGCCTATGGCGCTGGGGTGGTGTTTGGGTTCCTAGCTGTAAAGACTGAGAGCCTCCTCTCACCCATACTAGCCCACGGGTTTGGAAACCTTGTCCTCTTCAGCCTCGCGCTCCTCCTCTAAGCTAGCCACCCACCGCTACACGGGCTGCGGGCGTGGCGGCGTGGAGCCTCCAAGGGCCTCCGCAGCCTCAAGTAAGCAGCTTCGTTAAGCCTACAGCCGCCCCCTAGGAGGCCTAGCCCTACCTTGCGCGCGAGGGCCATTAGCGCCGCCTCAGCCTCCCTACTACTCCTACTCCTAGCCACCTTAGCCACCGTGCTCGCGGAGGAGGACCTAGAGGCTAAGCTAGCCCAAGCCTACTTAGCGATAAGGGACGCTGAAGCGGCCGGCGGGGACGTGGCGAAGCTGGCCCTTAGCCTCAATAAGGCGATAGACCTGCTGAGTGAAGCTAGGAAGGAGGCGGACCTGGGGCGGAGAAGCAGTTTGATAGCGGAGGCTGAGGCTATTATATCTGAGGTTCTAAGGGAGGCTCCGAGGGTAAAGGAGCTGGGGGCTGCTAGTAGGCAGCTGAGCCTCGCCCTGACAGCCGTGGGCGGAGCGTCCTCTATAGCCCTCGCCGCCCTCGCCTACGTCTACGTGCCCAGGGCGGTGTGGAGGGCTTGGCTTAGGGCGAAGAGGAACTGGGTGGTTAAGGTGAGGAGATGATAGATAAAGAGGTCGGCGCTGTAGTGGCTGCGGTAATCGTAGTGGTGGGCGTCTTCGCAACTTCCCAAGCCCTACTCTCTGGTAGGGTCGTCGAGCCGTTCTCAGAGCTCGGGCTCCTAGGGCCGGGCATGAAGATAGGGGACTACCCAAGGGAGGTCGTGGTCGGCCAGCCGTTTAGGCTGTTCGTATACATAGGGAACCGGGAGGGCAAGACCATGTACTACCAGGTTAGAGTGAAGCTAGGCGATAGGGCGTCCTTCATAAACGGGACCGTCCCAATGGAGGCCCCGACGCTAGCTAAGTATGAGAGGGTCCTCGTCCACAACCAGACAGTAATCTACCCAGTGGAGCTAGCTATAGATAGGGAGGGGAGGGGCCTTAGGCTAGTCTTTGAGCTATGGGCCTACGACGAGCAGGCGGGGCAGTTTAAGTACCATGGGAGGTGGAACCAGCTATGGATAAACGCCACCGCCCCCCCAGCAGCCTAAGCCTCTAGGAGCTGTCGCTAAGCGCGCAATAGTGCCACGGACTGCTTAGACCGCGAGGCTAGGCAGGAGGGCTGGGGGCGCGGCGTAGGGTCATGGGGCGCCGTAGAGCCAGGCAGAGGCAGGTACGAGCCGGGGGGGAGGTAGGTCGGGGCGAAGAGAGGATCCTGGAGGTCTTAGAGAGGCACGGCGAGGTGAGGTTGGAAGACGCCGTAAGCCTCTGCCAGCAGGCACTAAAGCTACGTAGGGAGGACGTCGCTAAGTCCATTTACTACCTCTCCCAGAGGGGTCTAGTTACGCTAGAAGACCCTAGCCCGCCCTCTAGCTTCGTAAGCTACTTGACTAACCATAGGAGCGCGTGGTTCTGGGCGATAGTCCTCCTAGTAGCATTAACCTCGCAGAGCATCTACCTCTTCCCTCAAGTCCCGCCCGTAACGTACGTTAGGTACGCCCTCGGCTCCCTCTTCGTCCTCTACCTACCTGGATACGCCCTAGTAGAAGCCCTCTACCCGAGGAGGGAGGACCTAACGCCGCTCGAGAGGCTTGCGCTATCTATCGGGCTTAGCCTAGCCCTCGTCCCGTTAATCGGGCTGGTCCTAAACTACACGCCCTGGGGAATTAGGCTTAACCCAGTGTTCACCGCCCTATCGCTGACAGCCCTCGGGCTATCGACAGTAGCCTTAGTTAGAAAGTACGCCTACTCTAAGTCGGTGGCTAAGTAGCTAAGTGTCTAAGCGCCCACTAGCACCTACGCTAGGCCTTAAGGAGGAGGGCGTAGCTCTAATCATAAGCCCCACCCACCACGGGAGGGGCCCTCTGCGCCGAGGCTCGATGGAGGGAGGGGCCAATATACGGCCACGCTTTAAAGGCGAGTATATATGCTAGGAGAGTACTAGGGCTCTGGGCGCGATAAGAGATGGGGCTTAGCGAGCTTAAGGCCAAGGTCTTCGAGCTACTACGCGAGGACTTAGAGTTTCGCTACGCTGTAGCGGGCTTACTTGGCCTCGAGGAGGTACTACGTAGGCTCGATAGGCATGAGGCTGAGCTAGCTAAGCTTAGGGAGGACTTCAATAGGAAGGCTGAGGAGGACTCGAAGAAGTTCGCTAGCATAGAGGCTGAGCTAGCTAAGCTTAGGGAGGACATGATGCTGGGCTTCAAGAGGCACGACGAAGAGCTCGCTAAGCTAAGAGAGGACGTGGCTAAGGGGTTCAACTTGATTAGGAGGCACATAGACGCTCTCGGCGCTAGGTGGGGGATGCTGAGCGAGCGAGCCTTTAGAGAGGGCCTTAAGGGCTTAATCGAGAAGGAGCTCGGCCTCCAGGTTGAGAAGTGGGTTAGGAGGGATGAGGAGGGCTACGTCCACGGACACCCGAGCGTCGTAGACCTAGACGTAGCGGTGAGCGATAGGAAGCTCGTGCTAATCGAGGTTAAGTCTCACGTAGACCTGCCCGACGTCTCAACGTTTAAGCGTAAAGCAGAGTTCTATGAGAGGGTCGAGAAGAGGAGGCCGGATAGGCTAGTGATCGTCACGCCGTACGCAGACGAAGAAGCGTTAGAGGCAGCGAGGCAGCTACAAGTAGAGATCTATACTGGAGTATAGACAGAGTGCCTGAGCCAGCCCTCCACTTCTCCATTATCTTCGCCCTCTCGGCCCCAAGGCTAGGCGTTAAGAGGGCCTTGGCGCTCTCGGCAATAGCCCTCCTACCAGACCTGGACGTCCTCCTCCACGTCCATAGGTCTATGAGCCACTCCGCCATAATAATAGGCTTAGCGTGGCTACTAGTCCTCTTGCCCCTCTACTTCTTTAAGCGTAAATACCTCGCCCTCGGGGCCCTAGGCCTCCTAGCGACCCTAAGCCACTCGCTAATGGACTGCTTCCAGACGTACACACCTATACTATACCCCTTCCTAGATAGGAGCCTGTGGATTAAGGTAGACGGGCGAGTCTCCATCTCCCCCGAGGGGATTACGCCGCAGGCCTCCATCGGCATCGCGGACTCCCCGACGGTCTTCAGCTCCTTCCAACTCCTCGACGCGCCTCTCTTCACTAGCGAAGGCTTCCTAGTATCGCTCCTGCTCATGGCCATCCCGCTACTCCTAGAGGTTAAGGGCGCTGGGAGGTCGGTAGGAGGCGCCGACAGGGCTCTAGGAGCTAGGGTGCTCACTAAAAGCCCGCTCGACGACCCAGCGGTCGACACGGGCGCGCTGGAGGCCCCGGTCCCTAAGGACATGGTTACCGTAGTCCTCCCGACGCTGAACGAGGAGAAGAGCATAGGCCTAGTCATCGACGAGCTAGTGGCTGAAGGGTACAAGAACCTCCTAGTCGTCGACGGCTACTCTTCCGATAGAACCGTGGAGGTAGCTAGGTCTAAAGGCGTCGAGGTGGTCTACCAAAAGGGCGTAGGTAAGGCTGGGGCGATCGCAACAGCGATAGAGAGGGTCTCGACGCCGTACATGCTGGTCATGGACGGAGACCACACCTACGACCCCAGGGACATAGAGCGCCTCCTAAGATACGCCCGGGGGTACGATGAGGTCATAGGCTACAGGTCCAACAGGGGGAACATCCCCCTGCTCCATAGGGTCGGGAACAGGGTCATAAGCCTAGCCCTCAGCCTAATGTTCGGGAGGCAGATAAGAGATCCGTGTAGCGGAATGTACCTTTTAAGGACGGACATGGCTAAGAGGCTCGAGCTATCTTCAAGCGGGTTCGACGTCGAGGTCGAGGTGGCTGGCCAAGTAGCCTCGCTCGGCAGGATCGCAGAGGTCCCAGTAAGCTACCGTAGGCGAGTGGGGGAGGCGAAGCTTAAGGCTTGGAGGGACGGCCTCAAAATACTTATGGCCTCAGTCAGGGTCATGTGGCTCTACAACCCAGTCTTCATGCTCTCAGCCCTAGCAGCACTACTAACCGTGCCGGGGGCAGCGATACTTCTATGGCAGTTTACGCTCAGACACTTCTACGGCGCCGGAGCGTGGTCCTTGGGCTGGTCTTGGCTCGGGCTAGTCCTCTTCGTCGCCGGCCTCCAGGGGATAGCCGTGGCCGCGACGTCCCTGATGCTGAAGAGGGTGGAGCGAAGGATAGTCCAAGCGCTTAGACCAGGGGCGGCCGCGTGAGCGTAAACAAGGCCTACGTCGAGAGGCTGGCTCTGGATGTCGAGAAGCCCCTCGATGCCGTCCTCTCCTACTTCTCAAAGCCCTATGGAGACGTGAGCGAGGCTGAGAGGTGCGCCGTCAGGTACAACATCATCGTGATCGCAGAGGCCATAGTAGCTTTGGCGCTACACACTGCTAGGAGGCTGTATCGAGAGGAGCCCGAGGCCCCATACATGCGCTCAGTATGCTTAAGGACGGGGGCCTAATCACAAGCCTAGAGTACGAGGACTTAGTGCGTCTAGCTAAATTGAGGAACCTGCTTGTTCATGGGTACTGGACGGTGGATAACGAGAAGATATATAGAAGCGTCAAGAGCGACTTTAAGAGCGTGAGGAGCTTCATTGAGAGGCTACGTAGGCCTTGCTGTTAAACAGTCATTACAAGTACTATAGGCTGAAGCCTGAGGAGAGGGAGGCACTCATAGAGGGCGTCAGGAGGGTCCTTGAAGAGGAGGGCGTCGTGCTCGCTATAGTCTTCGGCAGCTTCACGGAGCTAGACTCGTTTAGAGACATAGATATAGCGGTGTACACTGAGCGCGCGGAGGCCGGCTTAGACGCCATATCTAAGCTAGCTGCGCGCCTAGAGGAGCAGATCCACGTACCGGTGGACGTAGTCCCTCTGGAAAGCATCCCCACAAAGTTCAGGCGCTACATCTTAACTAAGGGCAGAGTAATCCTAGAGAGAGTGGCGGGCCTCTACGAAGCACTCGTCGCGCAGACAGTAGACGAACTGATGCTTTTAGAGAGAAGTGAAGGACGCGTCAGCCAGCAATCCTAGGGAGCTGTTAATGGCCTATGTTGATGAGCTGCCTAGTTTAAGGTGAGCTCCATAGACCACGTCGAGGTTCTTAGAAGACGTAGCCACCTGTTTCGCAGTTACGCACAGGAGGCTTTGCAGAGAAGACACTTCGACTTAACAGTCTTCTACGCTGAGCAGGCGCTACAGCTACGTCTAAAGTCCCTAGCGCTTAGGCCGCTAGGCTACGTCCCTAGAATTTATAGCGTAAGGGAGCTGCTTGGGCTACTGTCCAAGATCCTAGGGAGCATTGGGAGGGGAGGGCTCACAGAGCTCTTATATAAGTTCACTGAGGCCCATAGGGATGGCCTCGAATCTTTGGATGAAGCATACGTAGCTTCACGCTACCTCCCTAGAA
It includes:
- the mobB gene encoding molybdopterin-guanine dinucleotide biosynthesis protein B, which produces MRSVKVVAVLGPKDTYKTRAAELIISRLSSMGLRVGGVKHLHSSRVDRPGKDTWRMAEAGASIVIAVGEGEVAAIERRRPSLREVLGAIEGRVDVVVVEGFKREAGAMGSVVKVLTARSLEELEELLSSVEPPIAAITGPIAEGLRSWRGVPVVNLDEDPSLLLDSVLSSLSLRARSSAKKLES
- a CDS encoding acylphosphatase, which encodes MVAALKLMVKGRVQRVGFRRYVLDLAQELGLSGYVKNLPDGSVEILIQGGEELVKGFLEALKKPPPPAIVREVLEEKAEPRPEVKEFKIIYGELAEELQEGFGAMQSIFTEYWREFRDYWGEFREYRQEFRDFRGEFREYRQEFREFVKRTDENFKLLFEKYGEISSKLTIILEALIRESKETREALNEALKLLREAVEKLSSRAGK
- a CDS encoding CPBP family intramembrane metalloprotease: MLHLLHVPLHRSRRGTSRPLRRSDVNVQAGTPLSLRLAYSNAAIASVFLPAYFVLQSLLGYTYELHFFSTLTLVFAILLSAGLALIHQAHPSRSTYLALLGVYSLVFAEEFALNSEHIAYGLGLALVGVLTLPVLAASWAKSPWLRVALEASALILATRVVITPFPPAFLGLPASIPTTYTLTLAATILYLAYRRIPAKEVRFHLGTMGWLSQLAVGFSAGFVLGVAEYFILRPRLFVQGGLLQTLIYVVVVSMVFVGVTEELLFRGLLQTSLERLVDKWVAIVLASGVFGLMHVGWLNPLEVAFAYGAGVVFGFLAVKTESLLSPILAHGFGNLVLFSLALLL
- a CDS encoding DUF1616 domain-containing protein, encoding MIDKEVGAVVAAVIVVVGVFATSQALLSGRVVEPFSELGLLGPGMKIGDYPREVVVGQPFRLFVYIGNREGKTMYYQVRVKLGDRASFINGTVPMEAPTLAKYERVLVHNQTVIYPVELAIDREGRGLRLVFELWAYDEQAGQFKYHGRWNQLWINATAPPAA
- a CDS encoding DUF1616 domain-containing protein; the encoded protein is MGRRRARQRQVRAGGEVGRGEERILEVLERHGEVRLEDAVSLCQQALKLRREDVAKSIYYLSQRGLVTLEDPSPPSSFVSYLTNHRSAWFWAIVLLVALTSQSIYLFPQVPPVTYVRYALGSLFVLYLPGYALVEALYPRREDLTPLERLALSIGLSLALVPLIGLVLNYTPWGIRLNPVFTALSLTALGLSTVALVRKYAYSKSVAK
- a CDS encoding DUF3782 domain-containing protein, with the protein product MGLSELKAKVFELLREDLEFRYAVAGLLGLEEVLRRLDRHEAELAKLREDFNRKAEEDSKKFASIEAELAKLREDMMLGFKRHDEELAKLREDVAKGFNLIRRHIDALGARWGMLSERAFREGLKGLIEKELGLQVEKWVRRDEEGYVHGHPSVVDLDVAVSDRKLVLIEVKSHVDLPDVSTFKRKAEFYERVEKRRPDRLVIVTPYADEEALEAARQLQVEIYTGV
- a CDS encoding glycosyltransferase family 2 protein, with protein sequence MPEPALHFSIIFALSAPRLGVKRALALSAIALLPDLDVLLHVHRSMSHSAIIIGLAWLLVLLPLYFFKRKYLALGALGLLATLSHSLMDCFQTYTPILYPFLDRSLWIKVDGRVSISPEGITPQASIGIADSPTVFSSFQLLDAPLFTSEGFLVSLLLMAIPLLLEVKGAGRSVGGADRALGARVLTKSPLDDPAVDTGALEAPVPKDMVTVVLPTLNEEKSIGLVIDELVAEGYKNLLVVDGYSSDRTVEVARSKGVEVVYQKGVGKAGAIATAIERVSTPYMLVMDGDHTYDPRDIERLLRYARGYDEVIGYRSNRGNIPLLHRVGNRVISLALSLMFGRQIRDPCSGMYLLRTDMAKRLELSSSGFDVEVEVAGQVASLGRIAEVPVSYRRRVGEAKLKAWRDGLKILMASVRVMWLYNPVFMLSALAALLTVPGAAILLWQFTLRHFYGAGAWSLGWSWLGLVLFVAGLQGIAVAATSLMLKRVERRIVQALRPGAAA
- a CDS encoding DUF86 domain-containing protein, yielding MLKDGGLITSLEYEDLVRLAKLRNLLVHGYWTVDNEKIYRSVKSDFKSVRSFIERLRRPCC
- a CDS encoding nucleotidyltransferase domain-containing protein: MLLNSHYKYYRLKPEEREALIEGVRRVLEEEGVVLAIVFGSFTELDSFRDIDIAVYTERAEAGLDAISKLAARLEEQIHVPVDVVPLESIPTKFRRYILTKGRVILERVAGLYEALVAQTVDELMLLERSEGRVSQQS
- a CDS encoding HEPN domain-containing protein, whose amino-acid sequence is MSSIDHVEVLRRRSHLFRSYAQEALQRRHFDLTVFYAEQALQLRLKSLALRPLGYVPRIYSVRELLGLLSKILGSIGRGGLTELLYKFTEAHRDGLESLDEAYVASRYLPRTYEPEDATRALAVVNEAFKLLDKVKEDVFAS